The following proteins are co-located in the Trichormus variabilis 0441 genome:
- a CDS encoding YcjF family protein, translating to MPLSRIVTLIVGLIVILGLALWLIDSLSRLYWQLSYSPLLGNLLLLLLIVLIGCLVAAFVYYVMVLQAGEQRSRRNRRRVTAAQIPAAKSDAASTTLQAVRQQVSQIQDEVARQALLSRSKEIEANLARGEIQVVVFGTGSAGKTSLVNAIMGRMVGKVDAPMGTTQVGETYCLRLKGLERKILITDTPGILEAGVAGTEREQLARALATEADLLLFVVDNDLRRSEYEPLKSLAEIGKRSLLVLNKTDLYTDEDKEAILARLRQRVLGFIATNDVVAIAANPEAAQLETGEPFQPEPDIVPLLRRMAAILRAEGEDLVADNILLQSLRLGEEARKLIDAQRRRQADKIVERFQWIGAGVVSVTPLPVVDLLATAAVNAQMVVEIGRVYGCELNMERGRELALSLAKTIASLGIVKGAIQLLTTALQLNVATFVIGKAIQGVTAAYLTRIAGKSFIEYFRHDQDWGDGGMTEVVQKQFQMNRRDEFIKAFVQEAIARVVKPLTDKSEVVEHDEQTNS from the coding sequence ATGCCTCTGTCGCGCATAGTCACGTTGATTGTTGGTTTAATCGTCATATTGGGACTCGCCCTGTGGCTGATTGATTCCCTTTCACGTCTTTACTGGCAATTATCATATTCGCCATTACTGGGGAATTTGCTGTTATTACTGCTGATTGTCCTCATTGGCTGCTTAGTTGCAGCTTTTGTCTATTATGTAATGGTGTTGCAGGCTGGTGAACAGCGTTCCCGCCGCAATCGTCGGCGCGTGACAGCAGCGCAAATCCCGGCTGCTAAATCTGATGCGGCTTCTACTACATTACAGGCGGTGCGGCAACAGGTGTCGCAAATTCAGGATGAAGTGGCGCGCCAAGCTTTATTAAGTCGTTCCAAGGAGATTGAGGCGAACTTAGCACGGGGTGAAATCCAAGTAGTGGTGTTTGGAACAGGGAGTGCTGGCAAAACTTCCTTAGTCAATGCAATTATGGGACGGATGGTAGGGAAAGTAGATGCGCCAATGGGGACAACCCAAGTAGGAGAAACTTACTGTCTGCGGTTGAAAGGGTTGGAAAGAAAGATTTTAATTACAGATACGCCAGGGATTTTAGAGGCTGGGGTGGCGGGAACAGAACGGGAACAATTAGCCAGGGCATTGGCGACGGAGGCAGACTTACTATTATTTGTGGTGGATAATGACTTAAGACGCTCAGAATATGAGCCTTTGAAGAGTTTAGCGGAAATTGGTAAGCGATCGCTCCTAGTTCTCAACAAAACCGACTTGTATACAGATGAGGATAAAGAAGCGATTTTGGCACGGTTACGTCAACGGGTGCTGGGATTTATTGCTACAAATGATGTCGTAGCGATCGCAGCTAACCCCGAAGCGGCACAATTAGAAACAGGGGAACCATTCCAACCAGAACCAGATATAGTCCCCTTACTGCGGCGGATGGCGGCGATTTTACGGGCTGAGGGTGAGGATTTGGTAGCGGATAATATTCTTTTACAATCTCTGCGTTTAGGCGAAGAAGCCCGCAAACTCATCGACGCGCAACGTCGCCGCCAAGCTGATAAAATCGTTGAGCGTTTTCAGTGGATTGGGGCGGGTGTAGTATCAGTTACGCCTTTGCCTGTGGTAGATTTACTGGCAACGGCGGCTGTAAATGCCCAAATGGTCGTAGAAATTGGTAGAGTCTATGGTTGTGAATTGAACATGGAACGGGGACGGGAGTTAGCCCTTTCTTTAGCCAAGACGATTGCTAGTTTAGGTATTGTCAAGGGAGCAATTCAATTACTAACCACAGCTTTACAACTAAATGTTGCCACTTTTGTGATTGGTAAAGCCATTCAAGGGGTAACAGCCGCTTATTTAACCCGCATTGCAGGTAAAAGTTTCATTGAATATTTCCGTCATGACCAAGATTGGGGCGATGGTGGGATGACAGAAGTAGTTCAGAAGCAGTTCCAAATGAATCGGCGGGATGAGTTTATTAAAGCATTTGTGCAGGAAGCGATCGCAAGGGTTGTCAAACCGTTAACAGATAAATCGGAAGTAGTTGAACATGATGAACAGACTAATAGTTAG
- a CDS encoding CPBP family intramembrane glutamic endopeptidase: MTIKRLVLFFVLTPIAAFLAASSLFGSLQEPQFQSRLELYQTNIALQAQAWKPEDSNDDSPQVIQEAILGEKPLENASKEYEKTRQSVQTNLTKTQNQLAQLRSSSQNPAPPKPLPDVPPTTNTSRNDKEKQLQKSLQELQKFAAELDLKLGILQAKQGQIPTAIKTWNELQKPSDTPELTKEIEQTAAVLSGLWSDPPRLFPDAQQLIQHNLEGWFRSTALIQLYQLQQRQDALKEVQSTQQEAAAQAVFKLAAIATVPSLAALVGTILLIFLIAQRLIKGKEALLSQNAELAWSTPWDVETILSVFVVGFFFMGQIFVPSLLVLLPIPRPIVNVRLQAVSVLISYLLVASGALSVLYFSIKRFFPLPQYWFRFRLRDNWFLWGLGGYCAALPIVVIVSLINQQLWQGQGGSNPLLQLALESQDFTALSIFYVTAAIAAPLFEEVLFRGFLLPSLTRYVPVWGAIITSAVLFAVAHLSLSEILPLTALGIVLGVVYTRSRNLLAPILLHSLWNSGTLLSLFLLGSSN; this comes from the coding sequence ATGACCATCAAGCGGTTGGTTTTATTTTTTGTACTCACGCCGATAGCGGCTTTTTTAGCGGCTTCGTCTTTATTTGGTAGTTTGCAAGAACCACAGTTTCAAAGTCGTTTGGAACTATACCAAACCAATATTGCCCTGCAAGCACAAGCTTGGAAACCAGAGGATAGCAACGATGATAGTCCCCAAGTAATTCAAGAAGCAATTTTGGGGGAAAAACCCCTGGAAAACGCTAGCAAGGAATATGAAAAAACCCGTCAATCAGTGCAAACTAATTTGACGAAAACTCAAAACCAACTTGCACAACTGCGCTCTTCATCCCAAAATCCTGCACCGCCTAAACCCTTACCAGATGTTCCTCCCACCACAAATACTTCTCGTAATGACAAAGAAAAGCAATTACAGAAGTCTCTCCAGGAACTGCAAAAATTTGCGGCTGAATTAGACTTAAAACTGGGAATTTTGCAAGCAAAGCAAGGACAGATACCAACAGCCATCAAAACTTGGAACGAATTACAAAAGCCTTCAGACACTCCAGAACTCACCAAAGAAATTGAGCAAACTGCGGCGGTGTTGAGTGGACTGTGGAGTGATCCCCCACGACTTTTTCCCGACGCTCAACAGTTAATCCAGCATAATCTAGAAGGCTGGTTTCGCTCCACAGCTTTGATTCAGCTTTACCAACTCCAGCAACGACAAGATGCTTTAAAAGAAGTTCAATCAACACAACAAGAGGCAGCAGCTCAAGCTGTATTTAAATTAGCGGCGATCGCCACTGTTCCCAGCCTAGCAGCTTTAGTAGGAACGATATTGTTAATTTTCTTAATTGCTCAACGCTTGATCAAGGGAAAAGAAGCCTTATTGAGTCAGAATGCTGAGTTAGCTTGGTCAACACCTTGGGATGTAGAAACAATTCTCTCGGTTTTTGTTGTGGGCTTTTTCTTCATGGGGCAAATTTTTGTTCCTTCCTTGTTGGTGCTACTCCCCATACCTCGCCCCATAGTTAATGTAAGACTACAAGCCGTTTCCGTCCTCATCAGTTATCTGTTAGTAGCATCAGGCGCGTTGTCAGTTTTATATTTCTCGATTAAACGTTTTTTCCCGTTACCCCAATATTGGTTTCGTTTCCGCCTGCGAGATAATTGGTTTCTCTGGGGACTAGGTGGTTATTGTGCAGCTTTACCAATAGTTGTGATTGTGTCTTTGATTAATCAACAGCTATGGCAAGGACAAGGTGGTAGCAATCCTCTATTACAACTGGCACTAGAAAGCCAAGACTTTACAGCATTGAGCATATTTTACGTGACAGCTGCGATCGCCGCCCCTTTATTTGAAGAAGTACTGTTTCGCGGGTTCTTATTACCTTCCTTAACTCGTTACGTACCCGTTTGGGGCGCAATCATCACCAGTGCGGTATTGTTTGCCGTCGCCCACCTCAGTTTGTCAGAAATACTGCCACTCACTGCTTTGGGTATCGTTTTAGGGGTAGTATACACGCGATCGCGCAACCTCCTAGCTCCTATACTGCTCCATAGTCTCTGGAATAGTGGCACACTACTCAGCCTGTTTCTCTTAGGTAGTAGTAATTAG
- a CDS encoding TM2 domain-containing protein: MANLNPTQTNKQLLAGYCGIIFGGFGIHKFILGYAAEGFIMLVITLVGGSFSYGITLLIMQLVGLIEGMIYLNKTPEEFVNTYLVNKQSWF; encoded by the coding sequence ATGGCAAATCTTAACCCTACTCAAACCAACAAACAATTACTAGCTGGTTACTGTGGCATTATTTTTGGTGGCTTTGGTATTCACAAATTTATTTTGGGCTATGCTGCCGAAGGGTTCATCATGTTAGTGATCACCTTAGTTGGTGGTTCTTTTTCCTACGGAATTACTTTATTAATTATGCAACTGGTAGGATTAATTGAAGGCATGATCTACTTAAACAAAACCCCTGAAGAATTCGTCAATACTTATTTAGTGAATAAACAAAGTTGGTTTTAA
- a CDS encoding heavy metal translocating P-type ATPase yields the protein MQLVPQTQLDPELTPTLEKIILDVGGMKCAGCVKAVERQLTQYSGVKNACVNLATEVAVVESEVGTVDPEMLAQRLTSAGFPTQPRTASSKASESTIEDSAARQRQQMQTAFQQLIIAAVLLVFSGIGHLGNIGSSILPILNNIWFHFGLATVALLIPGRPILVDGWLGWRRNAPNMNTLVGLGTLTAYTASVVALLFPQMGWECFFDEPVMMLGFILLGRTLEQQARGKAAAAFRQLLALQPQIARLIANPDPENIGLGANTVEIPAEQVKVGEWLQVLPGDKIPVDGEVRFGQTTLDESMLTGEAVPVMKQPGDIVTAGTINQSGAIAIQATRTGNDTTLAHIVALVEAAQTRKAPIQKLADTVAGYFTYGILTASVLTFIFWYCFGTHIWPDITVSGGGMEMMMNHAAHITNNSPLLISLKLAIAVMVVACPCALGLATPTAILVGTGIGAERGLLIKGGDVLEKAHQLDTVVFDKTGTLTTGNPVVTDCLVFAEDTPNEISFTSLHLHTPTPLHPSHSLIQLAAAVESGTHHPLARAIQQAAQQQQLSIPEATDFHTEPGMGVSAVVDGQTVLLGNGDWLSWHGITWSETAQQEAQKLATEGKTVVGVAVGESLAGLIGVQDTTRPDAQTTVDKLRQMGLRVMLLSGDRPEAANAIAQQLGIDRADVMAGIPPAKKATFIQELQTKSGAKVAMVGDGINDAPALSQADVGIALHSGTDVAMETAQIVLMRDRISDVVESIHLSRATFNKIRQNLFWAFAYNTIGIPLAAGVLLPNWGFVLSPSGAAALMAFSSVSVVTNSLLLRRLAHR from the coding sequence ATGCAACTTGTCCCACAAACTCAGCTTGACCCAGAACTAACCCCCACACTAGAGAAAATTATTCTGGATGTTGGGGGGATGAAGTGTGCTGGGTGTGTAAAGGCAGTAGAGCGACAGCTCACCCAATATTCAGGTGTGAAGAATGCCTGTGTGAATTTGGCTACAGAAGTAGCGGTGGTAGAGTCGGAAGTTGGTACAGTCGATCCAGAAATGCTGGCACAGCGATTGACATCTGCCGGATTTCCTACTCAACCAAGAACAGCCAGTAGTAAGGCAAGTGAATCAACAATAGAAGACTCAGCTGCAAGACAACGCCAACAAATGCAGACAGCATTCCAGCAGTTAATTATTGCTGCTGTGCTGCTGGTCTTTTCGGGGATCGGGCATTTGGGCAACATTGGCAGTTCAATTCTGCCCATATTAAATAACATTTGGTTTCACTTTGGACTAGCAACAGTCGCTTTACTAATTCCCGGTCGCCCTATTTTGGTTGATGGGTGGCTTGGTTGGCGGCGGAATGCACCCAATATGAACACCTTGGTGGGATTGGGAACCCTGACAGCCTATACAGCCAGCGTGGTGGCGTTGTTATTTCCGCAAATGGGTTGGGAGTGCTTCTTTGATGAACCAGTAATGATGCTGGGCTTTATCTTGTTGGGCAGAACCTTAGAACAACAAGCCAGAGGTAAGGCGGCGGCAGCATTTAGGCAACTGCTAGCACTGCAACCACAAATAGCAAGATTGATTGCTAACCCAGACCCAGAGAATATTGGACTGGGAGCAAATACTGTAGAAATCCCGGCTGAACAGGTGAAGGTGGGAGAATGGTTGCAAGTATTACCGGGTGATAAAATCCCTGTGGATGGGGAGGTACGTTTTGGACAGACAACTTTAGATGAGTCGATGTTGACTGGGGAGGCTGTGCCGGTCATGAAGCAACCAGGAGATATAGTCACAGCCGGAACGATTAACCAATCAGGGGCGATCGCTATCCAAGCCACCCGTACAGGCAATGATACCACCCTCGCCCACATTGTCGCCTTGGTAGAAGCAGCCCAAACTCGCAAAGCCCCCATCCAAAAATTAGCCGATACAGTAGCAGGTTACTTTACCTACGGCATATTAACAGCATCTGTATTGACATTCATTTTCTGGTACTGCTTCGGCACGCACATTTGGCCAGATATCACCGTATCCGGTGGTGGTATGGAAATGATGATGAACCACGCCGCCCATATTACCAATAACTCCCCCCTCCTAATTAGTTTAAAACTAGCGATCGCTGTTATGGTCGTCGCCTGTCCCTGTGCCTTGGGACTAGCCACACCTACAGCGATTCTGGTAGGCACAGGTATAGGTGCAGAACGGGGTTTATTAATCAAAGGCGGCGATGTTTTAGAAAAAGCCCATCAACTAGACACCGTAGTTTTTGATAAAACCGGCACTCTCACCACAGGTAATCCCGTTGTTACAGATTGTCTTGTATTTGCAGAAGACACTCCCAATGAAATAAGCTTCACATCCCTACACCTCCACACCCCCACACCCCTACACCCCTCTCACTCCCTCATACAACTAGCAGCCGCAGTCGAAAGCGGCACACATCACCCCTTAGCTAGAGCGATTCAGCAAGCTGCACAACAGCAACAGTTATCGATTCCAGAAGCTACAGACTTCCATACTGAACCAGGAATGGGTGTTTCTGCCGTCGTTGATGGTCAAACTGTGTTGTTAGGTAACGGGGATTGGTTGAGTTGGCATGGAATTACTTGGAGTGAAACTGCCCAACAGGAAGCGCAAAAGCTCGCCACAGAAGGTAAAACGGTCGTTGGTGTAGCAGTTGGGGAGAGTTTAGCCGGATTAATTGGTGTACAAGATACTACCAGACCAGATGCCCAAACTACAGTAGACAAATTACGCCAGATGGGTTTGCGGGTGATGCTGCTAAGTGGCGATCGCCCGGAAGCTGCTAACGCCATCGCTCAACAACTAGGCATAGATAGGGCTGATGTGATGGCTGGTATTCCTCCCGCCAAAAAAGCCACCTTTATTCAAGAACTACAAACAAAATCTGGCGCTAAAGTGGCAATGGTTGGCGATGGTATCAACGATGCCCCGGCCTTATCTCAAGCAGACGTAGGCATTGCTTTACATTCAGGTACAGATGTAGCAATGGAAACCGCACAGATTGTCTTAATGCGCGATCGCATTAGTGATGTTGTGGAATCAATTCACCTCAGTCGCGCCACCTTCAACAAAATCCGCCAAAATCTATTCTGGGCTTTCGCCTACAACACCATCGGTATCCCTCTAGCCGCAGGTGTTCTGCTTCCCAACTGGGGTTTTGTTCTCAGTCCTTCCGGTGCGGCTGCACTGATGGCATTTAGTTCAGTTAGTGTGGTGACTAACTCTCTGTTATTGCGTCGGTTAGCTCATCGGTAG
- a CDS encoding FHA domain-containing protein yields MTVETLESHLLILEDDQGRKEFSLDQPLYSIGRDKESNIRLVSQFVSRRHATLVRLPKNNNSYYYRIVDGDGKGKASANGLMINGRKIPAHDLKNEDEIVFGPKVRAIYYLLKNTQRSGQTDASEYDITLINPGMTEDAEEL; encoded by the coding sequence ATGACAGTAGAAACTCTTGAAAGTCATCTATTAATTCTCGAAGACGACCAAGGTCGTAAAGAATTTTCTTTAGATCAACCTTTATACTCCATTGGCAGAGACAAAGAGTCGAACATTCGTTTAGTGTCGCAGTTTGTCTCTCGTCGCCATGCTACATTAGTGCGACTGCCAAAAAATAATAATAGTTATTATTACCGGATTGTTGATGGTGATGGTAAAGGTAAAGCAAGCGCCAACGGTCTGATGATTAATGGCCGCAAAATCCCAGCCCATGATTTAAAAAATGAGGATGAGATAGTTTTTGGCCCGAAAGTACGTGCCATTTACTACTTATTAAAGAATACTCAGCGTTCAGGACAAACAGACGCTAGTGAATATGACATCACGCTTATCAATCCTGGTATGACTGAGGATGCAGAAGAACTGTGA